The Proteiniphilum propionicum genome contains the following window.
ACAAGGGCAAAAAAATAAACCCTGCGCCTACTGCCGTCCAAACGTCGCATCTGTGCTGTACCGAAGTCAACCTGCGCCTGGCTGCCATATGCAAACTCTTCCAGGGCTTCCGTCTGGCGGATCTTCTCCGGTACAGGGATCTTCTCCTGACGCCGCACGTGCTGGACAAAGTTGTATACAGTCTTGCTGTTCACCTTCGGCAAGTCGGGGTATTTCTCCTTCAGCTGGTCTTCTATCACTGCCGCCGGCAAACCATTGTCTATACTCAATAAGGAAAGAACGTCCGGGTAATATGGCGACAGAACAAGTTCGTATACACGTTGTTTCATTGAAAACTCATGAAACTCTTCTTCACTCATCTTCTTGTACCTGGAAACAGTTCTGCGGTCAATACCCAACTTTTTTGCAATTTTACTATCCGAATTGCCCGGATTACTGGAAAGTTCTTTAACTTCGTACCACATACGTACCTTTCTAAGGTCATGTATCTGAGTCTTCATAGTGTTTGTATTTTCGTGAATTACAAATATATGAAGACTCTTCTTTAACCCTTTTTATGTACATTGCATATTGCCAATTTCTGTACATTCAATCTTGCCGAAAATTGTACATGCGAAGTTACTGATTACAGTAAATTTAGCAATAAGAATTTTTCTAAACGATCCCCGTCCGAAATATCTCGATTTTTCATGTTTTTGAAAAATGAGGTTTTAGGAGGGGACTCAAGGTTTAGGAAAGCAAATATAGAGGGAATTATTATTGGTGTGTGAAGTGGTTTTCTTAGGATTCCTTTAAGTGGAAAGGAAGGGACAAGAATGCAAAAAGAGCTGAAAAGGATCTTCAATCTAATTTTTCACCATCTTTGCATCCGTATCGTCTTGGATATATTTTAATTCATAATAATCATCACCTTTTTTTGTAATAATGCTAAATAAGCAATCCATCTCTTTAAGATAATTTCTTAATTTGTTAATTGCACTCATCAGATTTTGATCAGCAGTATATTGATTATCAGGCCACAGTATTTTTTTTAGTGCGTTTTTTCTGACTACGTGTTCATCACTCTGGAGAAACATCAAAAGCATTTCAGATGGTTGCTTGGTAACAGCGACGATTTCTCCCTTTTGTCCAATTAATTCACATTTACGCGTATCGAAAATAGTTTTACCAAGATAATAATATTTTCCTCGTTTCACAATTTTATCGGGTTTTATTTTTCTTTTCTCTATAAATAAATATGCGGTTACACCCAACATTAAAATTTCAATAAATAGTAATATGATCAATAATCTCTTAGACATCAACTTAAAGACGACAAAAGGTGAATAGTAAACAAATCCCTCATAGTCAATTTCATCAAAAACTCCACCTTTTACAATTGGCATCCGGTAATGGGCACTAAGGTTGGTAGTGTCACCGCTTGTTTGTGTCCGTTGATTGTGGCGTATTAGAACGACAGAAGAACACATAAGTTCGTTTTCCTCCAGTTCGGAGTCAAAAATTTGCTGCAATTCTTGCGGTTGAATACGTTTCCGAAGGAACAGATAGGTTTGCGAATCTCTAAATAGATCCAATCCCATATCTCCACTCACTTCAACTTCTTTTGTAATAATTGTATCTTCTGTAATAACTCTTTGGGTTCGAAATGTTCCTTTTTTTATTGATGAATTCATTGGACTATGCATTACTACAAATTCTCCTTCCATATTTAGTCTTACCTGTTCTTGTATGGATTGGTTAAATATGGATGATAATTCTTGTTGTAATTTGTGCTCGGATTCTTTATACTCAGCAGTTCCCAAAACCGCCAATATCGTAAAGATGGAAGAAGCTGCAATAATAAGATACAAAATTATCTTTCTATATGTTGAATCGGTGAAAAACATCGCTCTTGGTCTTGAACCGTAAAGGTAGAAATAATCTTGAAAGACACAAAATTCACGACAAAATCGGACATGAGCAAACAATCTATGCCGCTCATTTTTACACAATTACACGAAATGAGTTATAAATGAGCCAGCATTTTTTATTAATTGATTATTAAATTCTATCTTCGTCCGGTTAAGATTAATTTCTCAAGATCATGAAAAAGAAAAAAGTAATTTTGTCACTATTTATGGCAGTATCAGTATTGTCTCTTGTGTATTTAAAAAGCCAACGAAACGGCATAAAATCCGAATTGGTGCTTTCAAATATTGAAGCGCTGGCATCAGGAGAAGATGGAGAAAATTATCGGTGTTTGGGGCTTGGCAGCTTAGACTGTCCGCAGATTTCCACCAAAGTTGCCTTTATTAGAATACTTTAATCGGAATGAGGAAGTACCTAAGCCACAATCTTCTTATCTGCTGTTTACTTACGGTTGCCATAGGGTGTAAGAACACCAACAACAACCTCTCTTATGACTCGTTTCCCGTCAACATCTCACTTACAGGAAAGAGTATTGAAACAGATTCTGTCATGTTGCGCTATCCGTTCAGGATTAAGCATCAAGACAGTTTAGCCATTGTTATGGACTTGCATCACCCCGACTATTTCTACCATTCTTTCACCTATCCACAGTTCAGATATCTCTCCTCTTTTGGAAAGCGCGGTCAAGCCCCCGAAGAGAATCTGTCAGTTGAAAATTTCAGATTAGCCGGGGGAAAGATGTGGGGATTGGATGCGAACAAACACTTGATTACGAATTTGTCATTGCAACGTGTTCATGAAAAGACGAGTACAAAGGAAATATCTTTAGACAAAGAGATTATTCGCGCATTGGATTTTGCTTTGTATGATGATTCCTGCTTTATCATTCCCGACTATTCCGGCAAACACCGTTTTCATATTATTGATATGAATGGGGATATAAAATCCAGCCGTGGCGAAATACCAAGCGTAGAACATACAAACAAAGACATAGCTTTAGCCCAGGCATGGCGTTCCTTCATAGACTATAACCCAGATAACGGAATTCTGGCTATGGTAACCCAGTTGGGAGAAGTGCTGGAAATTTTTAACTTAAAAGACGGCACGCATATCGTGAAGTTTGGCCCTCACGGAGAGCCGGAATACAATGAGACGGAAGGGATGGCAATTCCTTCGGGAATTATGGGATTCAGCGACATACAGGTAACGAATAAATATATTTATGCCGTTTTTCACGGTAGAAGCTTTAAAGAGATTGCACAACAACAGCAACCCGCGATAGATGGCGGTCGATATCTGTACGTTTTTTCGGTAAAAGGAGAACCGCTTGTCAGGTACACATTGGATCGGTTTATTTATGGTATTGATGTAAATGAAAAGACAAATGAGCTGTATGCCGTTGATGTAAATTCCAATCTACCCATCGTGAAATTTAAATTAGAGCATTCATAGCATGAGATTACCTTATTTCTTATTGTTGATGGGAGTAAGCGGATTGATGCTTTCTTGTAAAAATAATCCGCAAAAAGAAATTGCCAAAGTCGTTACCGAATGGCAGAACAGGGAAATAATTTTCCCGAAAGGTCTTGTTTTTACGCTGCACGGCAGAGACACCACAGATTACACCATTCCTCCTCCGGCATCTCACAAAATATTGGTGTATGTGGATTCCATCGGTTGCACCAGTTGCAAACTGCAACTGCATAAGTGGAAAGAATTTATAGAAGAGATAGATTCCATGACTCACGGTACCGTTCCCGTTATCTTCGTATTCCATCCCAAAGATTTGCGAGAAATATCGTACCTCTTGAAAAGAGATAGCATAGATATCCCTGTTTGCATTGATGTGGAGGATAAATTAAATGCGACTAATCGTTTTCCGACACATCAGCAGTTTCAGACTTTTTTGCTCGACGATGAGAATAAAGTCGTGTTTATCGGGAATCCCGTTCATAATTTGCGGGTTAAGGAGATGTATTTATCCGAAATATCACAGAATGCATATCAAAGCAGAGGAACACCATCATCTCGCAACACACAAATTGAAGTAGATAACACGGAGTTTGATCTGAGAACCATCCCAAAAGGAGAGGCTAAAACGGTTAGCATTTCCATAAAAAATGTAGGTGAATCGCCTTTTATGATTTTTGATACCCGTGCCTCGTGCGGATGCACGCATATTGAGTATGAGAAAAAGCCGGTACATCCGGATAGTACAACAATTGTCAGTATAACGTATAATGCCGACGACCGGGGGTATTTCAATAAAACCGTTTCGGTCTACGGCAATATGGACAACTCGCCGTTAATTATACGGCTAAAAGGAAATATAGAATAAAAACCCTCCGCAAAAGAGGCAGAAATCAATAGTTTTAAACAATTAAATTTTTAAAGGAATGAAGAAGAAAATTCTTTCGGGCGTTTTCGCCCTCGCACTCCTGGCAACCGCA
Protein-coding sequences here:
- a CDS encoding DUF1573 domain-containing protein, with the translated sequence MRLPYFLLLMGVSGLMLSCKNNPQKEIAKVVTEWQNREIIFPKGLVFTLHGRDTTDYTIPPPASHKILVYVDSIGCTSCKLQLHKWKEFIEEIDSMTHGTVPVIFVFHPKDLREISYLLKRDSIDIPVCIDVEDKLNATNRFPTHQQFQTFLLDDENKVVFIGNPVHNLRVKEMYLSEISQNAYQSRGTPSSRNTQIEVDNTEFDLRTIPKGEAKTVSISIKNVGESPFMIFDTRASCGCTHIEYEKKPVHPDSTTIVSITYNADDRGYFNKTVSVYGNMDNSPLIIRLKGNIE
- a CDS encoding BF3164 family lipoprotein, encoding MRKYLSHNLLICCLLTVAIGCKNTNNNLSYDSFPVNISLTGKSIETDSVMLRYPFRIKHQDSLAIVMDLHHPDYFYHSFTYPQFRYLSSFGKRGQAPEENLSVENFRLAGGKMWGLDANKHLITNLSLQRVHEKTSTKEISLDKEIIRALDFALYDDSCFIIPDYSGKHRFHIIDMNGDIKSSRGEIPSVEHTNKDIALAQAWRSFIDYNPDNGILAMVTQLGEVLEIFNLKDGTHIVKFGPHGEPEYNETEGMAIPSGIMGFSDIQVTNKYIYAVFHGRSFKEIAQQQQPAIDGGRYLYVFSVKGEPLVRYTLDRFIYGIDVNEKTNELYAVDVNSNLPIVKFKLEHS
- a CDS encoding winged helix-turn-helix domain-containing protein, yielding MFFTDSTYRKIILYLIIAASSIFTILAVLGTAEYKESEHKLQQELSSIFNQSIQEQVRLNMEGEFVVMHSPMNSSIKKGTFRTQRVITEDTIITKEVEVSGDMGLDLFRDSQTYLFLRKRIQPQELQQIFDSELEENELMCSSVVLIRHNQRTQTSGDTTNLSAHYRMPIVKGGVFDEIDYEGFVYYSPFVVFKLMSKRLLIILLFIEILMLGVTAYLFIEKRKIKPDKIVKRGKYYYLGKTIFDTRKCELIGQKGEIVAVTKQPSEMLLMFLQSDEHVVRKNALKKILWPDNQYTADQNLMSAINKLRNYLKEMDCLFSIITKKGDDYYELKYIQDDTDAKMVKN
- a CDS encoding NVEALA domain-containing protein, with the translated sequence MKKKKVILSLFMAVSVLSLVYLKSQRNGIKSELVLSNIEALASGEDGENYRCLGLGSLDCPQISTKVAFIRIL